A single window of Salvia splendens isolate huo1 chromosome 8, SspV2, whole genome shotgun sequence DNA harbors:
- the LOC121744555 gene encoding ABC transporter C family member 2-like: protein MAFEPFEWYCQPVKNGVWARAVENAFGAYTPCATDSLVICISHLVLLGLCINRLLRMKRDFSVQRFLLRSNYYNYLLGLVALYCTGEPFFRLMMGISAFNVDGQPGLAPYEMASLVIEAVTWCSILLMIGLETKVYIRESRWAVRFGVIYALVGDAVMLNLVLSVKEYYDWSVLALYASEVAVQVLFGVLLAVYIPDLDPYPGYTPIQTESEDNTAYEELPGGEQICPERQANLISQITYSWMSQIMKLGYRRPLTEKDVWQLDSWDKTETLNDSFQKSWAKEIRKPKPWLLRALNRSLGGRFWWGGFWKIGNDLSQFVGPLILNLLLESMQRGDPAWIGYIYAFSIFVGVVVGVLCEAQYFQNVMRVGYRLKSTLVAAVFRKSLRLTHESRKMFASGKITNLMTTDAEALQQICQSLHTLWSAPFRIIVALILLYKQLGVAALLGALLLVLLFPIQTFVISKMQKLTKEGLQRTDKRIGLMNEILAAMDTVKCYAWENSFQTKVQTVRNDELSWYRKAQLLGALNSFMLNSVPVVVIVISFGIFTLLGGDLTPARAFTSLSLFAVLRFPLFMLPNIITQVVNANVSLKRLEDLLLADEQALFPYPPIEPGLPAISIRNGYFSWEAKAERPTLSNINLDIPIGSLVAIVGSTGEGKTSLVSAMLGELPPVADANVVIRGNVAYVPQVSWIFNATVRDNILFGSPFEPARYEKSIDITCLQHDLEVLPGGDLTEIGERGVNISGGQKQRVSLARAVYSNSDVYIFDDPLSALDAHVGRQVFEKCIKTELRGKTRVLVTNQLHFLSEVDRILLVHEGTVKEEGTYEELSSSGILFQKLMENAGKMEEYVEEPEDVGKVEDKDSKPTVNGTSNEMSKDDNQTHKKEGKSILIKQEERETGVVSWNVLMRYKNALGGAWVVMILFTCYVSTEVLRISSSTWLSYWTDEGSHQDTHGPLYYNSIYSLLSFGQVLVTLINSFWLITSSLYAARRLHNAMLDSILRAPMVFFHTNPLGRIINRFAKDLGDIDRTVAPFANMFLGQVSQLISTFVLIGIVSTMSLWAIMPLLVLFYVAYLYYQSTAREVKRLDSISRSPVYAQFGEALNGVSTIRAYKAHDRMSTINGNSMDNNIRFTLVSMSGNRWLAIRLETVGGLMIWFTAAFAVLQNGRAENQEAFASTMGLLLSYALNITSLLTAVLRLASLAENSLNAVERVGTYIDLPSEGPAIIEDSRPPPGWPSAGSIRFEDVVLRYRPELPPVLHGISFSISPSDKVGIVGRTGAGKSSMLNALFRMVELEKGRILIDDCDVSKFGLMDLRKVLGIIPQSPVLFSGTVRFNLDPFNEHNDADLWESLERAHLKDVIRRNPLGLDAEVSEAGENFSVGQRQLLSLSRALLRRSKILVLDEATAAVDVRTDALIQKTIREEFKSCTMLIIAHRLNTIIDCDNILLLDAGKVLEFDTPEALLRREGSAFSKMVQSTGTANAEYLRGLVLREGEKRAKEKQLDGQRRWLASSHWAAAAQYALAVSLTSSQKDLVQLEIDEDKSVLRKTRDAVITLQGVLEGKHDKEIEENLEKHNVSKDGWWSSLYKMIEGLATMSRLTRNKFHQGDDFDDRTTIDWDQAGM, encoded by the exons ATGGCTTTCGAGCCATTTGAATGGTATTGCCAACCTGTCAAGAATGGGGTCTGGGCAAGAGCAGTGGAAAATGCATTTGGAGCTTACACCCCGTGTGCTACTGACTCTTTGGTTATCTGCATTTCCCATCTGGTTCTTCTGGGACTGTGCATAAATCGGCTCTTGCGGATGAAAAGAGATTTCTCAGTTCAGAGATTCCTCCTAAGATCAAATTATTACAATTATTTGTTGGGTCTGGTGGCTCTTTATTGTACTGGAGAACCTTTCTTTAGATTGATGATGGGAATTTCAGCATTCAACGTGGACGGCCAGCCTGGTCTTGCCCCATATGAG ATGGCTTCTTTAGTCATTGAGGCTGTAACATGGTGCTCTATACTTTTGATGATTGGACTGGAGACAAAGGTGTACATCCGTGAATCACGTTGGGCTGTGAGGTTTGGGGTCATTTATGCTCTTGTAGGAGATGCTGTAATGCTGAACCTTGTTCTTTCTGTCAAGGAGTATTATGATTG GTCTGTTCTTGCTTTGTATGCTAGTGAAGTGGCTGTCCAG GTTTTATTTGGTGTCCTCTTGGCTGTTTATATCCCTGATTTGGATCCCTATCCGGGATATACCCCAATTCAAACTGAATCTGAGGACAATACTGCTTATGAAGAACTTCCTGGAGGGGAGCAAATTTGTCCTGAGAGACAAGCCAACTTAATATCTC AAATTACGTATTCATGGATGAGCCAGATCATGAAACTCGGTTATAGAAGGCCTCTCACGGAGAAGGATGTTTGGCAACTTGATTCTTGGGATAAAACAGAAACACTTAATGACTC GTTCCAAAAATCTTGGGCTAAGGAGATTCGGAAACCCAAACCTTGGCTGTTAAGAGCTTTAAATCGTAGCCTTGGTGGAAG ATTTTGGTGGGGAGGCTTCTGGAAG ATAGGGAATGATCTTTCTCAGTTTGTTGGTCCCCTTATACTCAACCTTCTCTTAGAG TCAATGCAACGAGGAGATCCAGCTTGGATTGGTTACATCTATGCATTCTCAATTTTTGTTGGAGTG GTAGTTGGTGTGTTATGTGAAGCTCAGTATTTTCAGAATGTCATGCGTGTTGGCTATCGTCTAAAATCAACTTTG GTTGCTGCAGTTTTCCGCAAATCTTTAAGGTTGACTCATGAGAGCCGCAAAATGTTTGCATCTGGTAAAATTACTAATTTGATGACTACAGATGCTGAAGCTCTTCAG CAAATATGTCAATCACTCCACACTTTGTGGTCAGCTCCTTTCCGAATTATTGTTGCCCTAATTCTTCTTTACAAGCAGCTGGGTGTTGCTGCTCTTCTTGGGGCACTTTTGCTTGTTCTTCTATTTCCTATACAG ACATTTGTTATAAGCAAGATGCAAAAGCTAACAAAAGAAGGATTACAACGTACAGACAAGAGAATTGGGCTCATGAATGAAATATTGGCTGCTATGGATACTGTCAA ATGTTATGCATGGGAGAATAGTTTCCAGACTAAGGTTCAAACTGTCAGGAATGATGAGTTATCATGGTACCGGAAAGCTCAGCTGCTTGGAGCT TTGAACAGCTTCATGCTTAACAGCGTACCTGTTGTGGTGATTGTAATTTCGTTTGGTATATTCACTTTACTTGGAGGAGATTTGACACCTGCAAGGGCCTTTACATCTCTATCATTGTTTGCTGTCTTACGTTTCCCACTTTTCATGCTTCCAAATATTATAACCCAG GTTGTTAATGCAAATGTCTCACTGAAACGTCTGGAGGACCTTCTTCTAGCCGATGAACAAGCTCTCTTTCCTTATCCACCCATTGAACCAGGATTACCAGCTATCTCAATCAGGAATGGATACTTCTCTTGGGAGGCAAAG GCAGAAAGGCCAACTTTGTCAAATATCAACTTGGATATACCAATCGGTAGCTTAGTTGCTATTGTTGGCAGCACTGGGGAAGGAAAGACATCACTTGTGTCAGCAATGCTTGGAGAGCTTCCTCCAGTGGCAGATGCAAATGTGGTCATCAGAGGGAATGTTGCTTATGTACCACAAGTTTCATGGATTTTTAACGCTACA GTCCGTGACAACATACTGTTTGGTTCCCCATTTGAACCTGCAAGGTATGAGAAGTCGATAGATATAACCTGCCTGCAGCATGATCTTGAAGTACTGCCA GGTGGTGATCTTACTGAAATAGGAGAACGAGGAGTCAATATCAGTGGAGGGCAAAAACAGAGGGTATCCTTGGCTCGGGCTGTTTATTCTAATTCAGATGTTTACATATTTGATGATCCTTTAAGTGCTCTGGATGCTCACGTGGGACGTCAG GTTTTCGAGAAATGCATCAAAACAGAATTAAGAGGGAAAACAAGAGTTCTAGTCACGAATCAGCTACATTTTCTGTCAGAAGTGGATAGAATTCTCTTGGTGCATGAAGGTACAGTGAAAGAGGAGGGAACATATGAAGAGCTCTCAAGCAGTGGCATTTTATTCCAGAAATTGATGGAAAATGCTGGAAAAATGGAAGAGTATGTTGAAGAACCAGAAGATGTTGGAAAGGTTGAGGATAAGGATTCTAAGCCCACCGTTAATGGTACGAGCAATGAGATGTCTAAAGATGATAACCAAACACACAAAAAAGAAGGGAAGTCTATCCTTATAAAGCAGGAAGAACGAGAAACTGGTGTTGTGAGCTGGAATGTTTTGATGAG ATACAAAAATGCTTTAGGAGGTGCTTGGGTTGTTATGATTCTTTTTACATGCTATGTTTCAACGGAAGTACTGCGAATTTCAAGCAGTACGTGGCTAAGTTATTGGACAGATGAAGGGAGCCACCAGGATACACATGGGCCATTATACTACAACTCAATTTATTCACTCCTCTCATTTGGTCAA GTTCTGGTTACtttaataaattcattttggtTGATCACTTCAAGCCTTTATGCTGCCCGAAGATTGCACAATGCCATGCTAGATTCTATTCTTAGAGCTCCAATGGTGTTCTTTCACACGAATCCACTTGGACGAATCATCAACAGATTTGCCAAGGATCTAGGTGACATTGATCGAACTGTCGCTCCTTTTGCGAACATGTTTCTAGGTCAAGTGTCACAGCTTATTTCAACATTTGTACTCATTGGAATAGTTAGTACAATGTCTTTGTGGGCCATTATGCCTCTTCTGGTCTTGTTTTATGTAGCCTATCTATACTACCAG AGCACAGCCAGAGAAGTGAAGCGCTTGGACTCAATCAGTCGGTCTCCTGTGTATGCCCAGTTTGGAGAAGCACTTAATGGTGTTTCAACTATTCGTGCATATAAAGCACATGATCGGATGTCCACCATCAATGGGAATTCAATGGACAACAATATCAGATTTACTCTTGTTAGCATGAGTGGGAACCGCTGGCTTGCCATTCGTTTAGAGACGGTAGGAGGCCTTATGATTTGGTTTACAGCAGCCTTTGCTGTTTTACAGAACGGAAGAGCAGAGAACCAAGAAGCGTTTGCCTCTACAATGGGGTTGCTTCTCAGTTATGCGCTAAACATTACAAGCTTATTGACTGCTGTTCTAAGACTTGCTAGTCTGGCAGAAAATAGTTTGAATGCTGTTGAGCGCGTTGGCACTTATATAGATCTGCCGTCAGAAGGTCCAGCCATAATTGAGGATAGCCGCCCACCTCCTGGCTGGCCTTCCGCTGGATCCATTCGATttgaagatgttgttctacgaTATAGGCCGGAACTCCCTCCTGTTCTACATGGAATATCCTTCAGCATTTCTCCAAGTGATAAGGTTGGAATAGTTGGAAGGACAGGGGCTGGGAAATCTAGCATGCTAAATGCTTTGTTCCGAATGGTTGAGCTGGAAAAGGGAAGAATTCTGATTGATGATTGTGACGTTTCAAAGTTTGGATTAATGGACCTCCGAAAGGTTCTTGGCATCATTCCACAGTCGCCTGTCCTTTTCTCAG GAACTGTTAGGTTTAATCTTGACCCATTCAACGAACACAACGATGCTGACCTGTGGGAGTCTTTAGAAAGGGCACACCTAAAAGATGTCATCAGGCGGAATCCTTTGGGCCTTGATGCTGAG GTCTCTGAAGCAGGGGAGAATTTCAGTGTCGGGCAGCGACAGTTATTGTCTCTTTCTCGAGCATTGCTTCGGAGATCAAAGATTCTAGTTCTTGATGAAGCAACAGCTGCTGTGGATGTCAGAACCGATGCGCTCATCCAGAAGACTATCCGCGAAGAGTTCAAATCATGCACAATGTTGATCATTGCTCACCGCTTGAACACCATCATTGATTGCGACAATATCCTTCTACTCGATGCTGGCAAG GTTCTCGAATTCGACACTCCTGAAGCACTGCTGCGGCGAGAAGGCAGTGCGTTCTCTAAGATGGTGCAGAGCACAGGGACTGCAAACGCCGAATATCTGCGTGGCCTCGTGCTAAGAGAGGGCGAAAAGCGCGCGAAAGAGAAACAGCTGGATGGGCAACGGAGATGGCTCGCATCGTCTCACTGGGCTGCAGCCGCGCAGTACGCGCTCGCAGTCAGCCTCACTTCGTCGCAGAAAGACCTCGTGCAGCTGGAGATCGATGAGGACAAGAGTGTCCTCAGGAAGACGAGGGATGCCGTGATCACGCTCCAAGGAGTGCTGGAGGGGAAGCATGACAAAGAAATCGAAGAGAATCTCGAAAAGCACAACGTTTCTAAGGATGGTTGGTGGTCATCTCTCTACAAAATGATTGAAG GACTTGCCACGATGAGCCGACTCACTCGCAACAAATTTCATCAAGGGGATGATTTTGATGACCGAACCACAATTGACTGGGACCAAGCCGGCATGTAG